In Desulfomonile tiedjei DSM 6799, a genomic segment contains:
- a CDS encoding TRAP transporter permease has protein sequence MEDKRSNWVTDEQLKKVEEVIEKEEGVTRKPSQFWSIVITVLAVATSLFAIYCAVGTVTTQILRGVHVALILTLIFLYYPATKAFRSKITLLDLVPAFLALTSIAYMFFDFEEFIYRSVTPELWDEVFGIILIVVILEATRRTSGWIMPITVILFLVYAYVGPSLPAPWTHRGYDISRIVGHMYMTLEGIFGVPIDVSSTFIIMFTIFGAFLQTSGAGRFYVDFAFTAMGRKPTGAGRTVVLASFFLAGASGSGVANTVTVGSVAYPMLQKAGYDRENAGGFLAAGGIGAVLTPPVMGAAAFLIAEFLKISYLDVIKMAFIPACLYYFGLLLMIEFDARKFGMKLVETDEVYDLKTLTWKYGFHFLPLVTIIAFLVAGYTPSMAVFFAILTCFFASFCRKETRFTPAKLVQALKFGSIGVLNVAVVCACAGIIVGVVSLTGLGLKLSTIIITYAGGNLILTAIFTGILLWILGLAVPITATYIIAAVIAAPALTKLGVPDYAAHMFIFYYAVLSEVSPPTALSPFAAAALTGGDPFKTTMMAWKYTIVAFIIPFIFTVHPSGLALLLKGTGSVFDMLWTLVTSFMGVFAIASAASGWLLTRTRLMERVLLVAGGLSLIYPSAWGDVAGLALMGLALISQFMARRSHVLEPDLEKA, from the coding sequence ATGGAAGACAAGAGAAGCAACTGGGTCACTGACGAACAGTTGAAGAAGGTGGAAGAAGTCATCGAGAAAGAAGAGGGCGTCACGAGAAAGCCAAGCCAGTTCTGGAGTATTGTCATCACCGTCCTGGCAGTGGCCACTTCGCTCTTTGCCATCTACTGCGCGGTCGGCACTGTCACGACACAGATCCTGCGCGGAGTGCACGTCGCGCTGATTCTGACGCTGATTTTTCTCTACTACCCTGCAACAAAGGCATTCCGGTCAAAAATCACCTTGCTGGACCTTGTTCCGGCCTTCCTGGCCCTCACTTCGATCGCATACATGTTCTTTGATTTCGAAGAGTTCATCTACCGCAGCGTCACGCCGGAGCTCTGGGACGAAGTATTCGGAATAATCCTCATTGTCGTTATCCTCGAAGCGACGAGAAGAACATCGGGCTGGATCATGCCCATCACGGTAATACTTTTTCTGGTTTACGCATACGTCGGGCCGTCGCTTCCGGCTCCTTGGACTCACCGCGGGTATGACATAAGCCGAATTGTGGGACACATGTACATGACGCTCGAGGGCATCTTTGGCGTTCCAATCGATGTTTCTTCCACATTCATCATTATGTTCACCATTTTTGGAGCATTCCTGCAGACGTCCGGTGCCGGCAGATTCTATGTGGATTTCGCATTCACAGCCATGGGGAGGAAGCCCACAGGGGCAGGCCGGACGGTTGTTCTCGCTTCATTCTTCCTCGCGGGGGCGTCCGGGAGCGGCGTGGCCAATACGGTCACGGTTGGGTCCGTCGCCTACCCCATGCTCCAGAAAGCGGGTTACGATAGGGAAAATGCCGGGGGATTCCTGGCTGCCGGAGGAATCGGCGCCGTATTGACACCGCCGGTCATGGGAGCAGCCGCGTTCTTGATCGCGGAGTTTCTGAAGATTTCGTACCTTGACGTCATCAAGATGGCCTTCATTCCGGCGTGCCTCTACTACTTTGGATTGCTGCTCATGATCGAATTCGACGCGCGGAAGTTCGGCATGAAGCTCGTGGAAACGGATGAAGTGTACGATCTCAAGACGCTCACATGGAAATACGGATTCCACTTTCTGCCTCTGGTGACCATAATAGCCTTTCTGGTTGCCGGCTACACGCCGTCCATGGCAGTCTTCTTCGCTATCCTGACGTGCTTTTTTGCATCTTTTTGCCGCAAAGAGACCCGGTTCACTCCTGCAAAGCTCGTCCAAGCACTCAAATTCGGCAGCATCGGCGTGCTCAATGTGGCCGTGGTGTGCGCTTGTGCGGGTATCATCGTCGGAGTAGTCAGCCTCACCGGGCTTGGCCTGAAACTATCGACCATCATCATTACCTACGCAGGAGGCAATCTGATACTGACCGCTATATTCACCGGTATCTTACTGTGGATACTCGGCCTTGCGGTCCCCATCACCGCAACGTACATCATTGCGGCCGTGATCGCTGCCCCTGCTCTGACGAAGCTCGGAGTGCCCGATTACGCGGCACATATGTTCATCTTTTACTATGCGGTGCTGTCAGAGGTTTCGCCTCCTACGGCCTTGTCTCCCTTTGCGGCCGCAGCTCTTACCGGCGGAGACCCGTTCAAGACGACCATGATGGCCTGGAAGTACACTATCGTGGCTTTTATCATACCCTTCATCTTTACCGTTCATCCGTCCGGGCTGGCCTTGCTGCTGAAGGGAACCGGAAGCGTCTTCGATATGCTTTGGACGCTGGTCACCTCATTCATGGGAGTCTTTGCCATCGCTTCTGCTGCATCGGGCTGGCTGCTCACAAGAACGAGGCTTATGGAACGCGTACTCCTGGTTGCCGGTGGTCTGAGTCTCATTTATCCCTCTGCGTGGGGAGATGTTGCAGGGCTTGCTCTCATGGGTCTCGCTCTCATTTCGCAGTTTATGGCCAGGAGAAGCCACGTGCTGGAGCCTGATTTGGAAAAAGCATAG
- a CDS encoding CoA transferase subunit A: MPHDIAGKLMSAEDAVRRFVSDGSQVALGGFTVSRNAMALAREIIRQKKRNLYIVCHSHGQSLDLLIGAGCVRRLEIAYGGTGRFAPTCIRFRKAVGAGQIEVEDYSNYQMSLRFLAGAMGLPFMATKSGLETDLVKVEGFAAEVRGTGKVPSKKLTVMRNPFNGEEDKVVLLPALNPDVALIHAQYVGEDGTVRMKGLTFADLEQARSADHVIVTCEEIVPRSFIRDDPDQNSLPSFLVDAVVKAPFGAHPTACYSFYDYDPQHLNLYKDVAARDDLFSEYLDEWVYSVPNEEAYLEKVGVANLMKIKANPAIGYAPGLDRR; this comes from the coding sequence ATGCCGCATGACATCGCCGGAAAACTGATGAGCGCGGAGGATGCCGTCCGGAGATTTGTTTCCGATGGAAGCCAAGTAGCTCTGGGTGGATTCACCGTCAGCCGCAATGCAATGGCCCTGGCCCGGGAAATTATCAGGCAGAAAAAGAGAAACCTCTATATTGTCTGCCACTCCCACGGTCAGTCTCTCGATCTCTTGATTGGAGCGGGGTGCGTTCGGAGACTGGAGATTGCCTACGGAGGCACAGGGCGTTTTGCACCTACGTGCATACGATTCAGAAAAGCGGTCGGCGCGGGACAGATCGAAGTCGAGGATTACTCAAATTATCAAATGAGCCTGCGATTCCTTGCCGGAGCCATGGGACTTCCTTTCATGGCCACCAAGTCAGGGCTCGAGACGGACCTCGTCAAGGTGGAAGGATTTGCCGCGGAGGTCAGGGGCACGGGAAAAGTGCCTTCAAAGAAACTCACGGTCATGAGGAATCCGTTCAACGGCGAGGAGGACAAAGTCGTGCTGTTGCCGGCGCTGAATCCTGATGTTGCATTGATTCATGCCCAGTACGTGGGCGAGGATGGCACCGTACGGATGAAAGGTCTGACCTTCGCCGATCTGGAGCAGGCCCGATCTGCGGATCACGTGATCGTAACATGCGAGGAAATTGTTCCACGCTCTTTCATCCGAGACGATCCCGACCAGAATTCACTTCCTTCTTTTCTGGTAGACGCAGTAGTGAAGGCACCGTTCGGAGCCCACCCAACGGCGTGTTACTCTTTTTATGATTACGATCCCCAGCATCTCAATCTCTACAAGGATGTTGCAGCGCGTGACGACCTGTTTAGCGAATATCTGGACGAGTGGGTCTACAGCGTGCCCAATGAAGAAGCGTATTTAGAAAAAGTCGGCGTTGCGAATCTCATGAAAATCAAAGCCAATCCTGCAATTGGCTATGCTCCGGGACTGGACAGGCGGTAA
- a CDS encoding CoA-transferase subunit beta, whose protein sequence is MKAYSPREMMATSAGRMIGNGDVVFAGTGISMLAATVAKRIHAPDAVVFFETGGIDPSLEELPLAVADPRVMSGAAMNAGLIEAFSLLGHRRLHTIAFLGAAQIDRFGNLNSTVLGDYRNPRTRFPGSGGACDAASLAWGVIVFMQHDKRRFVEKLDYLTSPGWLSGDDSRRQAGFSRGGPIAVVTNLGIMRFDDTSRAMYLSEVYPGVEVQEVVVSTGFEMDVSRVREADPPTEEELRILREEVDPQRLILGPPA, encoded by the coding sequence ATGAAAGCATATAGCCCTCGGGAAATGATGGCCACGAGCGCGGGAAGAATGATCGGCAACGGCGACGTGGTGTTTGCCGGCACAGGCATTTCCATGCTTGCCGCTACGGTGGCAAAACGAATTCATGCCCCGGACGCAGTGGTTTTTTTTGAGACCGGCGGGATAGATCCTTCGCTCGAGGAGTTACCCCTGGCGGTTGCAGATCCTCGCGTCATGTCCGGCGCTGCCATGAATGCCGGGCTGATCGAGGCCTTCTCTCTTCTGGGCCACCGGCGACTGCATACTATAGCGTTTTTGGGAGCAGCGCAGATCGATCGTTTTGGAAATCTGAACTCCACGGTGCTGGGAGATTACCGCAATCCGCGAACCAGGTTTCCCGGGAGCGGGGGAGCCTGTGATGCCGCATCGCTCGCCTGGGGCGTAATTGTTTTCATGCAGCACGATAAGCGGCGCTTCGTGGAGAAGTTAGACTATCTCACCAGTCCCGGCTGGCTTTCCGGAGACGATTCTCGGAGGCAAGCGGGGTTTTCCCGCGGCGGTCCCATAGCCGTGGTTACCAATCTCGGCATTATGCGTTTTGATGACACCTCCCGGGCCATGTACCTTTCGGAAGTCTATCCCGGAGTGGAGGTTCAAGAGGTTGTCGTAAGTACAGGATTTGAGATGGATGTTTCCCGCGTCCGGGAAGCCGATCCCCCCACGGAGGAGGAACTGAGAATCCTCCGAGAAGAAGTGGACCCGCAGCGGTTGATCCTGGGCCCTCCTGCGTAA
- a CDS encoding LysR family transcriptional regulator, which produces MNLKQLEIFHYFCLSGSMSRTAAHLRVSQPAISQHLHGFEEDCGVKLFYRDGTTYRLTDTGEAIFLLTKRIFSRVAQISSLLEQAQKGQAERLRVGTTKGYAFTLMPDVLSQFQSKFPGVQVILSEGNSAELLTRLRRRKEDLVIVANSTYDSTMRPIPFARAKFILVARPDHPLAQRTEVSLKDLTNEALIIREPGSGSREVILKRLNQSGVKLSVVAESENLSFILGYIERNMGISFILAQEVRRELSEGILKQINLVEGPITFQSDIVTLRGEPLTIPIRYFIKVARKFQQSNSV; this is translated from the coding sequence ATGAATCTCAAGCAGCTCGAAATATTTCACTATTTCTGCCTTTCCGGCAGTATGTCCCGTACTGCCGCTCATCTCAGAGTGTCCCAGCCTGCGATATCCCAGCACTTGCACGGCTTTGAAGAGGATTGCGGAGTCAAACTCTTCTACCGCGATGGCACCACATACCGGCTTACTGACACCGGCGAAGCCATCTTCTTACTTACAAAACGAATTTTCAGCAGAGTTGCCCAGATAAGTTCTTTGCTGGAACAGGCACAAAAGGGACAGGCGGAACGCCTCAGAGTAGGAACAACAAAGGGTTACGCTTTCACGCTCATGCCTGATGTTCTTTCACAATTCCAGAGCAAATTTCCCGGCGTGCAGGTGATTTTGAGCGAAGGCAATTCTGCAGAGCTTTTAACTCGCCTGCGTAGACGCAAGGAAGATCTCGTCATTGTGGCGAATAGCACTTACGATTCAACCATGCGTCCCATTCCGTTTGCAAGAGCCAAATTCATACTGGTGGCTCGGCCCGATCATCCTCTGGCCCAGCGAACCGAGGTGTCGCTAAAGGATCTGACAAACGAGGCACTCATTATCAGGGAACCAGGATCAGGTTCGCGGGAAGTCATCTTAAAGAGACTCAATCAATCGGGAGTCAAGCTGTCAGTCGTTGCGGAATCCGAAAATCTCAGTTTCATACTGGGGTACATTGAACGAAACATGGGAATTTCGTTTATCCTGGCTCAAGAGGTTCGAAGGGAATTATCTGAAGGCATTCTCAAACAAATTAACCTCGTCGAAGGTCCTATTACATTTCAGTCCGATATTGTCACTTTGCGTGGAGAACCGCTAACTATTCCTATCAGATACTTCATCAAGGTAGCTCGAAAATTTCAGCAGTCGAATTCCGTTTAG
- a CDS encoding UbiX family flavin prenyltransferase, whose translation MKRVIVGISGASGTIYGVRLLQVLKEIQDIETHLILTRGAKVAMEHETSFRPEELEAFADHVHSPENLASSISSGSFLTEGMIVAPCSMKSLSMIANSFNDNLLVRAADVILKERRKLVLIPRETPLHLGHLRHMIAITEMGGIILPPVPSFYHKPRTIHDIVDQTIGKALDQLGISHDLFQRWAGR comes from the coding sequence GTGAAACGCGTTATTGTGGGAATCAGCGGAGCGAGCGGCACTATCTATGGCGTGCGACTGCTGCAGGTGCTGAAAGAAATTCAGGACATTGAGACGCATCTTATTCTTACTCGTGGTGCAAAAGTTGCCATGGAACATGAGACCTCATTCAGACCTGAAGAATTGGAAGCCTTTGCGGACCATGTGCACTCACCGGAAAACCTTGCCTCCTCCATTTCTAGTGGATCCTTTCTCACCGAAGGTATGATCGTTGCCCCGTGTTCCATGAAAAGCCTTTCCATGATCGCAAACTCATTCAACGACAATCTGCTCGTTCGCGCGGCTGACGTGATTCTCAAGGAGCGTAGAAAATTAGTTCTTATTCCGCGGGAGACTCCCTTACACCTCGGACATCTCCGCCATATGATTGCGATTACTGAAATGGGCGGTATCATCCTCCCACCGGTTCCTTCCTTCTATCATAAGCCGCGAACTATACATGACATTGTCGATCAAACCATAGGAAAAGCTCTCGACCAACTCGGCATTTCGCATGATCTGTTTCAACGATGGGCAGGGAGATGA
- a CDS encoding PEP-utilizing enzyme encodes MKFPDPHKAEIIPGTEGWERMYPYHYQFSEDDPERAQYEKSMFWFYDGLHYPEPMYPFDIIWDEAWFLALSQFNTRIFIVPPAMGIDHRIHNGYIYITPLPVSDPEEIPKRVELFMKRAGYYYQNWDKLHDQWEDKMRSVIKKLAELKIPTLPEMEDESVVTEGLGVSTGYKLLKAYDELIDLGILTWQYHFEFLNLGYAAYVVFVDFCQKAFPDIPLQKITQMVGGIDVIIYQPDEELKKLAKLSLDLGVDEIVMSGNGAQSVFDKMDATENGKKWMQAFEKAREPWFHVSTGTGWYHHDSSWNDDLDIPISAMRIYIEKLRRGENIERPTADVRDESNKLVSEYRALLRTDEDRQTYDQLLGTAKTVFPYVENHLFYVEHWFHSLFWNKIREVSRILVEYKFFDDVEDIWYMKRSEIKDALWDVVTSWATGSKPRGPLVWPKEIAWRKDVMDKFRQWIPPDAMGTVPESINEPFTIVLWGITSDSMTNWAKLKAVASGDVSKIIGFPGSPGIVEGTVRVCRSVKEIGELKDGEILVAPTTSPSWAPAFQKIKAAITDVGGVMCHAAIVCREYGLPAIVGTGSATSILKTGQRVKMDGATGEINIIS; translated from the coding sequence ATGAAGTTTCCCGATCCGCATAAGGCGGAAATCATTCCAGGAACTGAAGGCTGGGAACGCATGTATCCTTATCATTATCAGTTCTCGGAAGACGACCCTGAACGTGCACAGTACGAAAAGAGCATGTTCTGGTTCTACGACGGGCTTCACTACCCCGAACCGATGTACCCCTTTGATATTATTTGGGATGAAGCGTGGTTTCTTGCGCTATCGCAGTTCAACACAAGAATCTTCATTGTGCCTCCGGCCATGGGCATAGATCACCGTATCCATAATGGCTACATCTATATCACTCCACTTCCAGTTTCAGATCCTGAAGAAATTCCTAAACGTGTAGAGCTCTTTATGAAAAGAGCAGGATACTACTATCAGAATTGGGACAAGCTCCACGATCAATGGGAAGACAAAATGCGCTCCGTGATCAAAAAACTTGCGGAGCTAAAGATTCCGACCCTCCCTGAAATGGAAGATGAATCGGTTGTCACGGAAGGGCTTGGTGTTTCCACTGGTTACAAACTCCTTAAGGCCTACGATGAACTGATCGATCTCGGTATTCTCACCTGGCAGTATCATTTTGAATTCCTCAACCTCGGATACGCGGCATACGTCGTTTTTGTGGATTTTTGTCAGAAAGCATTTCCGGACATCCCGCTTCAGAAGATTACTCAGATGGTAGGCGGTATAGACGTCATCATCTACCAGCCGGACGAAGAATTGAAAAAGCTTGCAAAACTCTCGCTCGATCTGGGCGTTGACGAGATCGTGATGAGCGGCAATGGCGCCCAGTCGGTATTTGACAAGATGGATGCCACGGAAAACGGCAAGAAATGGATGCAAGCTTTCGAAAAGGCCAGAGAGCCCTGGTTCCATGTGTCTACCGGAACCGGTTGGTATCACCATGACTCATCCTGGAATGACGATCTCGATATCCCGATTTCGGCAATGCGGATTTACATCGAGAAACTGCGTAGAGGAGAAAACATAGAACGACCGACAGCCGATGTGCGAGATGAAAGCAATAAACTCGTGAGCGAATACCGAGCTCTTTTGAGGACTGATGAAGATAGACAGACCTACGATCAACTCCTTGGAACCGCGAAGACGGTGTTTCCCTATGTGGAAAACCATCTCTTCTACGTAGAGCATTGGTTCCATAGTCTTTTCTGGAACAAAATCAGAGAAGTATCTCGTATTCTGGTTGAATATAAGTTTTTTGATGATGTTGAAGACATCTGGTACATGAAGCGTTCTGAAATCAAGGACGCCCTTTGGGATGTCGTTACCTCCTGGGCCACGGGCTCTAAGCCGCGGGGGCCTCTCGTATGGCCGAAGGAGATAGCGTGGCGCAAGGATGTCATGGACAAATTCCGTCAATGGATCCCGCCGGATGCTATGGGTACTGTCCCTGAAAGCATTAATGAGCCGTTCACGATTGTCCTCTGGGGAATCACCTCGGACTCCATGACCAATTGGGCGAAACTCAAGGCAGTTGCAAGCGGAGATGTAAGCAAAATAATCGGATTCCCCGGCTCACCGGGAATTGTGGAAGGCACGGTTCGAGTCTGCCGTTCCGTCAAAGAAATAGGCGAGCTCAAGGACGGGGAGATCCTCGTTGCTCCCACGACATCACCCAGTTGGGCACCTGCTTTCCAGAAGATTAAGGCTGCTATAACCGATGTTGGCGGAGTTATGTGTCACGCAGCCATCGTCTGTCGAGAATACGGCCTACCCGCAATAGTAGGCACCGGCTCGGCGACATCCATTCTCAAAACAGGTCAACGAGTCAAAATGGACGGCGCGACAGGGGAAATTAACATAATCTCATGA
- a CDS encoding PEP/pyruvate-binding domain-containing protein: MEMSEYVLPFEQCDITMVNRVGGKCASLGELLRAQIPVPPGYALTTRAYERFLEENGIQNAAIDRLKGLDYSDVDEIDKASRDIRTWIEGGKFSEELEDIIAENYRVLSRRTRMPALPVAVRSSATAEDLPDASFAGQQDTYLWVRGIDDVLHKVRKCWSSLFTARAISYRLKMGFDHSKVLISVAIQKMVRSFTAGVMFTLNPSTGDRATVVIDSNWGFGESVVSGEVTPDQFQVNKITMDIVKRTVSDKAIYYTTDPETDEVKKLEVDAERRQQQTLLDTEIINLVDLAKRIEKHYGKPMDIEWATEKFLPFKGEVFILQSRPETVWSQKEVKPLVQPRKSALEHIVAGLLSGKKVT; encoded by the coding sequence ATGGAAATGTCCGAGTATGTGTTGCCCTTTGAGCAATGCGACATAACTATGGTGAACCGGGTCGGAGGCAAGTGTGCCAGTCTCGGAGAGCTTTTGAGGGCTCAGATTCCGGTTCCGCCAGGGTACGCTCTTACCACCCGGGCATATGAGCGTTTTCTCGAGGAAAACGGCATTCAAAATGCGGCGATCGACAGACTAAAGGGACTCGACTACAGCGATGTTGACGAAATAGACAAGGCCTCCCGGGATATCAGAACCTGGATCGAGGGGGGAAAATTCAGTGAAGAATTGGAAGATATCATAGCTGAGAATTATCGCGTCCTTTCCCGGCGCACCAGAATGCCGGCATTGCCCGTAGCAGTCAGATCCTCCGCCACAGCAGAAGACTTACCGGATGCAAGTTTCGCAGGCCAACAGGATACGTATCTTTGGGTTCGCGGCATTGATGATGTCCTTCACAAAGTGCGGAAGTGTTGGAGCAGTCTGTTCACTGCTCGAGCCATTTCTTACCGGCTCAAAATGGGATTCGATCATTCCAAGGTGCTCATAAGCGTAGCAATCCAGAAAATGGTTCGATCTTTTACAGCAGGAGTCATGTTCACTCTGAACCCGTCAACCGGCGATCGGGCAACGGTGGTAATCGATTCCAACTGGGGATTCGGAGAAAGCGTGGTATCAGGTGAGGTGACTCCCGATCAATTTCAAGTCAACAAAATCACAATGGATATTGTGAAGAGAACCGTCTCTGACAAGGCGATCTACTACACAACGGACCCGGAAACGGATGAAGTAAAAAAACTGGAAGTCGATGCGGAGCGCCGCCAGCAGCAAACGTTGCTGGACACTGAGATCATCAACTTGGTGGATCTGGCGAAGCGCATAGAAAAACACTATGGCAAACCCATGGACATTGAATGGGCGACCGAAAAATTTCTGCCTTTCAAGGGTGAAGTCTTCATTCTTCAGAGCCGGCCGGAAACCGTCTGGAGCCAAAAAGAGGTTAAGCCATTGGTACAACCCAGAAAGAGTGCCCTGGAGCATATTGTAGCAGGGCTGTTGTCTGGGAAAAAAGTCACGTAA
- the ppcB gene encoding phenylphosphate carboxylase subunit beta, whose translation MKDMRDFVKEGLEKGLCKKITAEVDWNLELSHIAKLNEEASGPALLFENVKDYSTPVITSVCTTTQRLAMIMGQPLDSTLVDLYQAWAKLGENLVPPTYVDKALAPCKENILYGDDIDLYKFPVPQWYPLDGGRYIGTAHFFISKDPESGWVNLGTYRAQLLGKDKIGTQFIKGKHADIMLKKYQAMGKPMPVASIIGCDPLLFILGAARVSAFVSEYDVAGALRGTPVEVVKGETVDLPIPAHAEIVLEGEVDANKFMEEGPFGEYTGYYSGVGTDPRNFMDVKCVTHRNNPILWGTTVGRAVTDTHMTMALSYGATLWQQLLAMKIPGLKAVYCPPEGSGRFLAIISMKQMYPGHADQVLTAAISTEMGAYGLKTVIVVDEDIDPWDIPRVMYALSFRFQPNRSQVIKRGRSTPLDPSLPIESRDITGRLLLDATIPYDWKYKPIPIELDPAMVQRVKSRWSELGF comes from the coding sequence ATGAAAGACATGAGAGATTTCGTGAAAGAAGGCTTGGAAAAGGGATTATGCAAGAAGATCACGGCTGAAGTCGATTGGAATCTCGAGCTCTCGCATATCGCCAAGCTGAATGAAGAGGCAAGCGGTCCGGCTCTGTTGTTTGAAAACGTAAAGGACTACAGCACTCCGGTAATCACCAGTGTGTGCACCACTACTCAGAGGCTTGCCATGATCATGGGACAGCCGCTCGATTCGACTCTGGTGGATCTTTATCAGGCGTGGGCCAAACTGGGCGAGAATCTGGTACCTCCCACATATGTCGACAAAGCTTTGGCTCCGTGCAAGGAAAACATCCTGTACGGCGATGATATCGATCTCTACAAATTTCCTGTCCCTCAGTGGTATCCGTTGGATGGCGGCCGTTACATCGGCACTGCACATTTTTTCATCAGCAAAGACCCTGAATCCGGATGGGTCAACCTGGGAACCTACCGGGCCCAACTCCTGGGCAAAGACAAAATCGGCACCCAATTCATCAAGGGCAAGCACGCAGACATCATGCTGAAGAAGTACCAGGCAATGGGAAAACCAATGCCTGTGGCCTCGATCATTGGATGCGATCCTCTGCTGTTCATCCTCGGAGCGGCACGAGTGTCCGCCTTTGTATCGGAATACGACGTTGCCGGCGCTCTCAGGGGAACACCCGTGGAAGTGGTCAAGGGAGAGACAGTCGATTTGCCCATTCCAGCGCATGCGGAAATCGTCCTGGAAGGGGAGGTGGATGCCAACAAATTCATGGAAGAAGGGCCTTTTGGTGAGTACACCGGCTATTACTCGGGAGTAGGCACCGACCCGCGCAACTTTATGGACGTGAAATGCGTGACTCATCGAAATAACCCGATTCTGTGGGGAACTACTGTCGGTCGAGCGGTCACCGACACGCACATGACCATGGCGCTTTCGTATGGTGCAACACTCTGGCAGCAGCTTCTTGCAATGAAAATTCCGGGGCTCAAAGCGGTGTACTGTCCGCCGGAAGGTTCGGGAAGATTTCTCGCCATCATTTCCATGAAGCAAATGTACCCGGGCCATGCCGACCAGGTCTTGACAGCAGCCATTTCCACGGAAATGGGAGCTTACGGTCTGAAGACAGTGATCGTTGTCGACGAAGATATCGATCCCTGGGACATCCCTCGAGTCATGTATGCGCTGAGCTTCAGGTTCCAGCCAAACCGTTCCCAGGTGATCAAGCGAGGTCGTTCAACACCGCTTGACCCCTCCCTGCCCATTGAATCGAGAGACATTACCGGCAGGCTGCTCCTGGATGCCACCATACCCTATGACTGGAAATACAAACCGATTCCCATCGAACTGGACCCGGCGATGGTGCAGCGAGTGAAAAGCAGGTGGTCCGAACTGGGATTCTGA